A stretch of the Clostridia bacterium genome encodes the following:
- the pheS gene encoding phenylalanine--tRNA ligase subunit alpha, which produces MIDKIKELISRCTESANNAKSSSDINDLRVKYLGKNGEYTGLLRGLKDVPPAERSSFGKLINDGKMKIEAVLSEIEANFKAKEEERKLKSERIDVTLSKGASCGSTHPITKVKNEILNTFIGLGFAVKEGPEIETDYYNFQTLGIPADHPARDMQDTFYVSENVLLRTHTSPMQSRTMLSQKPPIRIVVPGKVYRADDDATHSPIFNQIEGLCVEEGISLAHLKNMLEIFAKSTFTPDTKVRFRPSYFPFTEPSVEVDISCTMCGGKGCRLCKGTGWIEILGAGIVNPVVLENCGIDSKKYSGFAFGFGIDRIAMLKYGIPDIRLMYENDVNFLKQYK; this is translated from the coding sequence ATGATAGACAAAATCAAAGAATTGATCTCGCGCTGCACGGAAAGCGCGAATAACGCGAAGTCCAGTTCGGATATCAACGACCTTCGCGTAAAGTATCTCGGCAAAAACGGCGAATATACCGGTCTTTTGCGCGGTTTGAAAGACGTTCCGCCTGCGGAAAGATCTTCTTTCGGTAAGTTGATCAACGACGGAAAAATGAAGATCGAAGCGGTCTTGTCCGAGATCGAGGCGAATTTCAAAGCGAAAGAAGAAGAAAGGAAACTCAAATCCGAGCGCATCGACGTCACGCTTTCCAAAGGCGCGTCTTGCGGTTCGACCCATCCGATCACGAAAGTAAAAAACGAGATCCTGAACACCTTTATCGGGCTTGGTTTCGCGGTCAAAGAAGGTCCGGAGATCGAGACCGATTATTATAATTTCCAAACTCTCGGCATTCCCGCCGATCACCCCGCGCGCGATATGCAAGACACGTTTTACGTCAGCGAGAACGTCCTGCTTCGCACGCATACTTCTCCGATGCAGTCGCGCACGATGCTTTCTCAAAAGCCGCCGATCCGAATCGTCGTTCCCGGGAAGGTTTATCGCGCGGACGACGACGCGACGCATAGCCCGATCTTCAATCAGATCGAGGGGCTTTGCGTGGAAGAGGGAATTTCTCTCGCTCATTTGAAAAATATGCTCGAAATTTTCGCGAAATCGACATTTACGCCCGACACGAAGGTTCGTTTCCGTCCTTCCTATTTCCCGTTTACCGAGCCGAGCGTCGAGGTGGATATCAGCTGCACGATGTGCGGAGGAAAAGGTTGCCGCCTTTGCAAGGGGACTGGTTGGATCGAGATCCTCGGCGCGGGGATCGTCAATCCCGTCGTTCTCGAAAACTGCGGGATCGATTCGAAGAAGTACAGCGGTTTCGCGTTCGGTTTCGGGATCGACAGGATCGCGATGCTGAAATACGGCATTCCCGATATCCGTTTAATGTACGAAAACGACGTCAATTTCCTCAAACAGTATAAATAG
- the yunB gene encoding sporulation protein YunB produces the protein MKKASKRKWIVVLSFFLAMILFAYFSFQRNVKPVVYTYCDALISSLGVECINSSAADVVALYEYSDFIDVQKSGDRIERLAANTPLINGFTRSLALRCERALNALGVQTIEIPSGAFTGSVLLSNSGPKVSLDITFFSSVKCDFLTCFENVGINRTRHAVYVKIDVSFNTVLPIAEHELRITNDILVAENVLLGEIPSVYVNGEKGVDYLDLIP, from the coding sequence ATGAAAAAAGCGTCGAAACGAAAGTGGATCGTCGTTTTGTCTTTCTTTCTCGCGATGATCTTGTTCGCGTATTTTTCTTTTCAACGGAACGTGAAACCCGTCGTCTACACCTATTGCGACGCGCTGATTTCGAGTCTCGGCGTCGAATGCATCAATTCGAGCGCGGCGGACGTCGTCGCCCTTTACGAATATTCGGACTTTATCGACGTGCAGAAAAGCGGCGACAGAATCGAGCGTTTGGCGGCGAATACGCCCTTGATCAACGGATTTACGCGCAGTCTTGCGCTTCGCTGCGAACGGGCGCTGAACGCGCTTGGCGTGCAGACGATCGAGATCCCTTCGGGTGCGTTCACGGGGTCGGTGCTTTTGTCGAACAGCGGTCCGAAAGTCTCGCTTGATATAACGTTCTTTTCTTCGGTAAAATGTGACTTTCTGACTTGTTTCGAGAACGTCGGGATCAATCGGACGCGCCACGCCGTCTACGTCAAGATCGACGTTTCGTTTAACACCGTTCTTCCGATCGCGGAACACGAACTCCGCATAACGAACGATATACTCGTCGCGGAGAACGTCTTGCTCGGCGAGATCCCGAGCGTCTACGTCAACGGGGAAAAGGGCGTGGATTATTTGGATTTAATACCTTAA
- the pheT gene encoding phenylalanine--tRNA ligase subunit beta, translating to MKAPLSWLKDYVDINVSVEELCAKLVGAGFEIEEIIRPSDDYVNIKAVKILSMEKHPNADKLSVCQVDAGDRTLQIVTAAKNVAVGDVVALAIDGARLPDGTEIKKGELRGIPSEGMFCGGSELKLTGSDYPAAGIDGVFIFPEGVAPGTDVNDFLGTNDVVLDVAVTANRPDCNSILGIAREIAAVLNLPLKDTFALPAIKEEGDISSDLSVEVKDAELCPRYLAKMLSGVKIAPSDEIIKRRLRLVGLRPINNIVDITNYVLFDIGQPMHAFDYSLVKGNKIVVRRAAEGETIVTLDGAENKLSNNNLVIANESEPMAVAGVMGGANSGINADTKKVVFEFARFKRDNVRKTSRTLGLRSDSSARFEKGIDYISQDLALIRTIQLVCRLGAGTFEKGTIDSLKALPALTVLTVKKEKIDEILGIDIPAETIESILRSLQFRVSEKDGVFTIEVPAYREDIVGANDIAEEVIRMYGYDNIVSKPLDGKKLTHGGRNKTDSTVQSVKAFLSGLGGMSETFSYSFISPKFKDEFMLAEDDKRRVTVDILNPLSEDVSVMRTTLAPSMLQINVSNYSRGVKAARFYEIGKTYFPRSIPMTDTAIEIETLVLSAFGEGEDFYTLKNVLEQLADKLNVTLDFEVSNEPFLHPYRRADVLLDGKKLGYIGQIHPKITKAHKFDAPLYIAEIDLAALIEASCEFKPFVPVSKYPAIERDLAFVVSEEVTGGAMIKAIRANGGEYLKNVSIFDVYSGVGVLPGKKSIAFNLLFRKDEGTLGGEEVNVAVDAIVSAVASAFDAKLRD from the coding sequence ATGAAAGCACCTTTGAGTTGGTTAAAAGATTATGTGGATATAAACGTTTCGGTAGAAGAACTCTGCGCGAAACTCGTCGGCGCGGGCTTTGAGATCGAAGAGATCATTCGTCCTTCCGATGATTACGTCAATATTAAAGCGGTCAAGATCCTTTCGATGGAAAAGCATCCGAACGCGGATAAACTCTCCGTCTGTCAGGTCGACGCGGGCGATCGCACGCTTCAAATCGTTACCGCCGCGAAGAACGTCGCCGTCGGCGACGTCGTCGCGCTCGCGATCGACGGCGCGCGCCTTCCCGATGGGACGGAGATCAAAAAGGGCGAACTGCGCGGCATACCGAGCGAAGGTATGTTCTGCGGCGGCAGCGAACTGAAACTGACGGGTTCGGATTATCCCGCGGCGGGGATCGACGGCGTCTTCATTTTCCCCGAAGGGGTTGCGCCCGGAACGGACGTAAACGATTTCCTCGGGACGAACGACGTCGTTTTGGACGTCGCGGTCACGGCGAATCGCCCGGATTGCAACAGTATTCTCGGTATCGCGCGAGAGATCGCCGCGGTTTTGAATCTTCCTTTGAAAGACACGTTCGCGCTTCCCGCGATTAAAGAAGAGGGTGATATTTCGAGCGATCTTTCGGTCGAAGTCAAAGACGCTGAGCTTTGCCCGCGCTATCTTGCGAAAATGCTGAGCGGCGTCAAAATCGCGCCTTCGGATGAGATCATCAAGCGCCGTTTGCGCCTTGTCGGGCTTCGCCCGATCAATAATATCGTCGACATCACGAACTACGTTTTGTTCGATATCGGTCAGCCGATGCACGCGTTCGATTATTCGCTCGTTAAAGGGAATAAGATCGTCGTTCGCAGGGCTGCGGAAGGCGAAACGATCGTTACGCTTGACGGAGCGGAAAATAAACTTTCGAACAATAATCTCGTGATCGCGAACGAGTCGGAACCGATGGCGGTCGCGGGCGTTATGGGCGGCGCGAACAGCGGGATCAACGCCGACACGAAAAAAGTCGTCTTCGAGTTCGCTCGTTTTAAGAGAGATAACGTTCGCAAAACGTCGAGAACGCTCGGTTTGCGTTCGGATTCTTCCGCGCGTTTCGAAAAGGGCATCGACTATATCAGTCAGGATCTTGCTTTGATTCGCACGATCCAACTCGTCTGCCGTCTCGGCGCGGGAACTTTTGAAAAGGGAACGATCGATTCTTTGAAAGCGCTTCCCGCTCTCACCGTTCTTACGGTGAAAAAGGAAAAGATCGACGAGATCCTCGGGATCGATATTCCCGCGGAAACGATCGAAAGCATTTTGCGTTCGTTGCAGTTCCGCGTTTCGGAAAAGGACGGCGTCTTTACGATCGAAGTTCCCGCATATCGCGAAGATATCGTCGGAGCGAACGACATCGCGGAAGAAGTCATTCGTATGTACGGCTACGATAACATCGTTTCCAAGCCTCTCGACGGGAAAAAACTCACGCACGGCGGAAGAAACAAGACGGACTCGACCGTTCAATCCGTTAAAGCCTTTCTTTCCGGTCTCGGCGGCATGAGCGAAACCTTCTCGTACTCTTTCATTTCTCCGAAATTCAAAGACGAATTTATGCTCGCGGAAGACGATAAGAGAAGGGTGACCGTCGATATTCTGAATCCGCTCAGCGAGGACGTTTCCGTTATGCGGACGACGCTTGCGCCGAGTATGCTTCAAATCAACGTTTCGAATTATTCCCGCGGCGTAAAGGCGGCGAGATTTTACGAGATCGGGAAGACGTACTTCCCGAGATCCATTCCCATGACGGACACGGCGATCGAGATCGAAACGCTCGTCTTGTCCGCGTTCGGCGAAGGCGAAGATTTTTACACCTTGAAAAACGTCCTCGAACAGCTTGCGGATAAGCTGAACGTCACGCTTGATTTTGAAGTTTCAAACGAGCCTTTCCTGCATCCGTATCGCAGGGCGGACGTTTTGCTTGACGGCAAAAAACTCGGATATATCGGGCAAATTCATCCGAAAATCACGAAAGCGCACAAGTTTGACGCGCCGCTTTATATTGCGGAGATCGATCTCGCTGCGCTGATTGAAGCGTCTTGCGAGTTCAAACCGTTCGTCCCGGTCAGCAAATATCCCGCGATCGAGCGCGACCTTGCTTTCGTCGTTTCCGAAGAGGTGACGGGCGGCGCGATGATCAAAGCGATCCGCGCGAACGGCGGCGAATACTTGAAGAACGTTTCGATTTTCGACGTCTATTCCGGCGTCGGCGTGTTGCCCGGGAAAAAGAGCATCGCGTTCAATTTGCTGTTCCGCAAAGACGAAGGAACGCTCGGCGGCGAAGAAGTCAACGTTGCGGTCGATGCGATCGTTTCCGCCGTTGCGTCCGCGTTCGACGCGAAACTCAGAGACTGA